The following proteins are co-located in the Chryseobacterium daecheongense genome:
- a CDS encoding NAD(P)H-dependent oxidoreductase, with protein MKKVLIINASVRNERSHSRKLSKLFADNWTSKYPHDIFTYREVGTELIPGIDESWIAGAFTKPADRTEADHKALELSDELVDELKEHDIYVIAIPMYNWSLPSGLKAYIDQVMRFNKTWKFRSGVPDGDYVGLLENKKIFILSSRGDTGYGAGEKNAHMNFQTTYLEFIFGIMGVKDITLFSLDNEEFGGEIFEKSKRQIFEQISLVE; from the coding sequence ATGAAAAAAGTATTGATCATCAACGCAAGCGTAAGAAATGAAAGATCACACAGCCGAAAACTGTCAAAGCTTTTTGCAGACAACTGGACATCAAAATATCCTCATGATATATTTACCTACAGGGAAGTAGGAACAGAGTTGATTCCCGGAATTGATGAATCCTGGATTGCCGGGGCGTTTACCAAGCCTGCAGACAGGACAGAAGCGGATCATAAAGCCTTGGAGCTGAGTGATGAACTGGTGGATGAACTGAAAGAACATGATATTTATGTCATTGCCATACCAATGTATAATTGGTCGCTTCCCAGTGGTTTGAAAGCCTATATCGACCAGGTGATGAGATTCAATAAAACCTGGAAATTCCGATCAGGAGTTCCTGATGGCGATTATGTAGGCTTACTTGAAAATAAAAAGATATTTATACTGTCCAGCAGGGGAGATACAGGCTATGGAGCAGGAGAGAAAAATGCTCATATGAATTTTCAGACCACGTATCTGGAGTTTATATTCGGGATTATGGGAGTAAAAGATATAACCCTTTTTTCTCTGGACAATGAAGAGTTCGGCGGAGAGATATTTGAAAAGTCCAAAAGGCAAATCTTTGAGCAGATAAGCCTGGTTGAATAA
- a CDS encoding ATP-binding protein, translating to MNKYKYWWLLYHFLAIMSGIATYHFFLQEKWFNASLFAGIMVLFVILINQSQITLASKTEKIISSIRKKDFSLFPKEEGTALLDSSIRLYYQSKEEQFSLSSYKLLYESILDQMETGLMILSEENKNWEVFYVNEAFLTSLQVPRYNSWSLYASKAPEFFKIIEDTGYSNSQEFFDISIRGNSKQSFSLRTKQVKNPQHRFYIITLESVQKIIEQKEKLAWNNLMKVISHELLNTLTPVNSLIQSLEYISNQETVDKEDQQEMKESLMIINSKSKQLLSFVDDYRQVAELPKPVLASVSLKKIVESALNFLKPEFEKQNISIVREIEDFRVLADEKMIERSLINLYLNAIFAVSEKANKTITTTVRSQNNRIIIAITDNGSGITPEIKDKIFLPFFTTRASGSGIGLTLTKSILEAHGGYLNYQALNEGSSFELWFLV from the coding sequence ATGAATAAATATAAATATTGGTGGTTGCTTTACCACTTTCTGGCAATCATGAGCGGAATTGCTACCTATCATTTTTTTTTACAGGAAAAATGGTTTAATGCGAGTCTTTTTGCCGGAATAATGGTGCTCTTTGTTATTTTGATCAACCAATCGCAGATTACTTTAGCATCAAAAACAGAGAAGATTATATCTTCTATCAGAAAAAAAGATTTTTCATTATTTCCCAAAGAGGAAGGAACAGCGCTTTTGGATAGCAGCATCCGTTTGTACTACCAAAGCAAGGAAGAACAATTTTCCCTATCGTCCTATAAGCTTCTGTACGAAAGTATTCTGGATCAGATGGAAACAGGACTCATGATCCTTTCCGAGGAAAATAAAAACTGGGAAGTATTTTATGTGAATGAAGCTTTTCTTACAAGCCTCCAGGTTCCAAGATACAACAGCTGGAGCCTGTATGCATCTAAAGCCCCTGAATTTTTTAAAATTATTGAGGATACAGGATACAGCAATTCTCAGGAATTTTTTGATATTTCTATTCGTGGAAATTCCAAGCAGTCCTTTTCATTAAGAACAAAACAGGTAAAAAATCCGCAACACCGTTTTTACATCATCACCCTGGAATCCGTTCAGAAGATCATAGAACAAAAAGAGAAGCTCGCATGGAATAACCTGATGAAGGTGATTTCACACGAACTCCTCAATACACTGACCCCCGTAAACAGCCTGATCCAAAGCCTGGAATACATCAGTAATCAGGAAACCGTAGATAAAGAAGACCAGCAGGAAATGAAAGAAAGCCTGATGATCATTAATTCCAAATCAAAACAGTTGCTAAGCTTTGTTGATGATTACCGCCAGGTTGCAGAATTACCCAAACCCGTTCTGGCTTCTGTTTCCCTGAAAAAAATAGTAGAATCTGCATTAAATTTCCTGAAACCGGAATTTGAAAAGCAAAATATTTCAATCGTCCGCGAAATTGAAGATTTCAGGGTTCTGGCGGATGAGAAAATGATAGAACGCAGTCTTATCAATTTGTATCTCAATGCGATATTTGCCGTTTCTGAAAAAGCAAATAAAACCATCACAACCACTGTCCGATCTCAAAATAACCGCATCATTATCGCTATTACCGACAACGGATCGGGCATTACTCCTGAAATTAAAGACAAGATCTTCCTTCCTTTCTTTACAACAAGAGCCAGTGGTTCCGGAATCGGGCTCACACTTACCAAAAGTATACTGGAAGCGCATGGAGGGTATCTCAATTACCAGGCACTGAATGAGGGCAGCAGTTTTGAATTATGGTTTTTAGTATAA
- a CDS encoding sigma-54 dependent transcriptional regulator: MRKKEAHILIVDDDEDILFSARVWLKKFFTEVSCLSKPVQIMKFMTENQVDAVVLDMNFRKGFESGQDGLYWMKEIKTLEPQLPIILMTAYGEVELAVEALKNGASDFILKPWNNEKLYASVNLAVDISRKNKKLSQWENINQKNHQYQLDSHSPKMQEVLEQIEKVAPTDANVLLLGENGTGKYVLAESIHEQSERKNQPFVHIDLGSISESLFESELFGYKKGAFTDAHQDYAGKIENAQNGTVFLDEIGNLPLQLQTKLLSLIQNRKLSRLGETKERLLDVRFIFATNENLKKAVAENRFRQDLYYRINTVEIHIPALRERQEDIGLLAQYFLDRYKQKYHKPNLELTEGLMLTLINYSWPGNIRELDHCLERSVILSTDHRLQLLMPQPEEQEQTIINLNIEEMEEVLIKKALKKHTGNISLAAEDLGLSRAALYRRMEKFGI; the protein is encoded by the coding sequence ATGCGAAAAAAAGAAGCGCACATTCTCATTGTAGATGACGACGAAGACATTTTGTTTTCTGCAAGAGTCTGGCTTAAAAAATTTTTCACAGAGGTCAGCTGTCTCAGTAAGCCCGTACAGATTATGAAATTCATGACTGAAAACCAGGTTGATGCAGTAGTACTGGATATGAACTTCAGAAAAGGTTTTGAAAGCGGCCAGGATGGTTTGTACTGGATGAAGGAGATTAAAACACTTGAACCTCAGCTTCCCATTATTCTTATGACCGCTTACGGCGAAGTAGAACTTGCGGTTGAAGCTTTAAAAAACGGTGCGTCGGATTTCATCCTGAAGCCGTGGAATAATGAAAAGCTCTATGCCTCTGTGAATCTCGCTGTAGATATTTCCAGAAAAAATAAAAAGCTGAGTCAGTGGGAAAATATAAATCAGAAAAACCATCAGTATCAGCTTGATAGTCATTCTCCGAAAATGCAGGAGGTCTTAGAACAAATCGAAAAAGTGGCCCCTACGGATGCCAATGTTCTGCTTCTGGGAGAAAACGGGACGGGAAAATATGTCCTTGCCGAGTCTATTCATGAACAATCGGAGAGAAAAAATCAGCCTTTTGTGCATATTGATCTTGGGAGTATTTCCGAAAGCCTTTTTGAATCAGAATTATTCGGTTATAAAAAAGGAGCATTTACTGATGCCCACCAGGATTACGCCGGAAAAATAGAAAATGCACAAAATGGAACAGTTTTTCTTGACGAGATCGGAAATCTACCGCTACAGTTGCAGACAAAATTATTAAGCCTTATTCAGAACCGGAAATTGTCGAGATTAGGTGAAACCAAGGAACGCTTACTGGATGTCCGTTTTATTTTTGCCACTAATGAAAACCTTAAAAAAGCGGTAGCTGAAAATCGCTTTCGCCAGGATCTTTACTACCGTATCAATACCGTGGAAATTCATATCCCTGCTTTAAGGGAAAGACAGGAAGATATAGGTCTTCTGGCTCAGTATTTTCTGGACCGCTATAAACAGAAATACCATAAACCGAACCTGGAACTTACGGAAGGTTTAATGCTTACCCTTATCAATTATTCCTGGCCGGGAAATATCCGGGAGCTGGATCATTGTCTTGAAAGAAGTGTTATCCTGTCCACCGATCATCGTCTCCAATTGCTGATGCCTCAGCCGGAGGAGCAAGAGCAAACCATTATCAATCTTAATATCGAGGAAATGGAAGAAGTACTGATCAAAAAGGCATTGAAAAAACATACCGGGAATATTTCTCTGGCAGCCGAAGATTTAGGTCTTTCCCGGGCTGCACTTTACAGGAGAATGGAGAAATTTGGGATATGA
- a CDS encoding efflux RND transporter periplasmic adaptor subunit yields MDTKIVKKKSKLKFVLGGLGAIAVLSLSGMYFSSQKKTYNVSAEDIQTDKVTRGKFEDMLMVNAQTQSLKSSFVNVLEGGAVKEIFAEDGQMVTKGQPIARVYNPNTEFSYMNQETGIMQQISQMRSTLLELKNQELAQDKELLQAQNDYNTALQNFNLQKRLYDAEIGKKTDYDISVQNLTYQKQRKSIVEKGYSSEKNSRNAQMSAINTSINQMDKSLQILHSNKNNFLIMAPASGRLSSFTISVGENLTNGQSIGKIDLMDGYKLVAKVDEYYINKLQNGIKGVLDNNGQEDGVVITKILPEVKDGQFSAELNFTDKKPENLKIGMTFGVKLKLSADTQSTMIPKGNFYKDTNGKWVFVVKGNKAERRNVSLGRENPLYYEVKSGLHEGETVIISDYADLKKYEILTIKK; encoded by the coding sequence ATGGATACGAAAATAGTAAAAAAGAAATCGAAATTAAAATTTGTTTTAGGGGGATTGGGAGCTATAGCTGTTTTGTCGCTTTCCGGGATGTATTTCAGCAGCCAGAAAAAGACGTATAATGTTTCGGCAGAAGATATCCAGACCGATAAGGTTACGAGAGGGAAATTTGAAGATATGCTGATGGTGAATGCGCAGACACAATCGCTTAAATCTTCATTTGTAAATGTTCTGGAAGGAGGAGCGGTTAAGGAAATATTTGCTGAAGACGGTCAGATGGTCACCAAAGGTCAGCCGATAGCAAGAGTCTACAATCCGAATACCGAATTCAGCTATATGAATCAGGAAACAGGGATCATGCAGCAGATCAGCCAGATGAGGAGTACACTTCTGGAACTGAAAAATCAGGAGCTGGCTCAGGATAAGGAATTGCTGCAGGCACAGAATGATTATAATACAGCCCTACAGAATTTTAACCTTCAAAAACGTCTCTATGATGCAGAGATCGGGAAGAAAACAGATTATGACATCAGTGTGCAGAATCTTACGTACCAGAAACAAAGGAAATCAATTGTAGAAAAAGGCTATTCCAGTGAAAAAAATTCCAGAAACGCTCAAATGTCGGCAATTAATACATCGATAAACCAGATGGATAAAAGCTTACAGATCTTACATTCCAACAAAAATAATTTCCTGATCATGGCTCCGGCTTCCGGAAGACTTTCATCTTTCACAATATCGGTAGGTGAGAACCTTACGAATGGCCAAAGCATTGGAAAAATAGATCTGATGGACGGCTATAAGCTGGTAGCTAAAGTAGACGAATATTACATCAACAAACTGCAAAACGGAATTAAAGGAGTTCTGGATAATAACGGACAGGAAGATGGGGTGGTGATTACCAAAATACTTCCTGAAGTAAAAGACGGGCAGTTTTCAGCAGAGCTTAATTTCACGGACAAAAAGCCTGAAAACCTCAAAATAGGGATGACATTCGGAGTAAAACTAAAACTTTCGGCAGATACACAGAGTACCATGATTCCAAAAGGGAATTTTTATAAAGATACCAATGGGAAATGGGTGTTTGTGGTTAAAGGAAATAAAGCGGAACGGAGAAACGTAAGCCTGGGTAGGGAAAACCCTTTATATTATGAAGTGAAATCGGGGCTTCATGAAGGAGAAACGGTAATCATATCAGATTATGCAGATCTTAAAAAATATGAGATACTCACCATAAAAAAGTAA
- a CDS encoding ABC transporter ATP-binding protein codes for MINIHNLSKIYISEDVQTHALNQLSLGIKEGEFLAVMGPSGCGKSTFLNILGLLDSASAGSYQFSGVEMVGLSEKGKSDVRKKNIGFIFQNFNLIDELTVYENIELPLIYNGVSSSERKKKVEEIMEKINISHRAKHYPQQLSGGQQQRAAVARALVTKPKLILADEPTGNLDSSNGNEVMNLLAELHREGSTIVMVTHSSYDAGYASRIITMKDGEIFNEEHASQRKDVFAKADAKEFG; via the coding sequence ATGATCAATATTCATAACCTTTCAAAAATTTATATATCAGAAGATGTTCAGACCCATGCATTAAATCAGTTAAGCCTGGGCATTAAAGAAGGAGAATTCCTTGCTGTAATGGGACCTTCAGGCTGTGGAAAATCTACTTTTCTCAATATTCTCGGACTTCTGGATTCCGCTTCAGCCGGTTCTTATCAGTTTTCAGGAGTGGAAATGGTGGGACTTAGCGAAAAAGGTAAATCGGATGTCCGTAAAAAGAATATAGGTTTCATTTTTCAGAATTTTAATCTGATAGATGAGCTTACCGTCTATGAAAATATTGAACTGCCCTTGATTTATAATGGGGTTTCCTCCTCAGAAAGAAAAAAGAAGGTGGAAGAAATTATGGAAAAGATAAATATCAGCCACCGGGCCAAACATTATCCCCAACAGCTTTCGGGAGGGCAGCAGCAAAGAGCAGCCGTAGCCAGGGCCCTCGTCACCAAGCCCAAACTGATCCTTGCCGATGAGCCTACGGGGAATCTGGACAGTTCTAATGGAAACGAAGTGATGAACCTGTTGGCAGAACTTCACAGAGAAGGCTCTACCATTGTTATGGTAACACACTCTTCCTATGATGCCGGATATGCTTCCCGAATCATCACTATGAAAGATGGAGAGATTTTTAATGAGGAACATGCTTCTCAGAGAAAAGATGTATTCGCTAAGGCGGATGCTAAAGAATTCGGATAA
- a CDS encoding ABC transporter permease, which produces MFKNWLKIAFVNYKKNALSTIINIFGLTIGLTGFMLILMHWNDEESYEKWNPKKDDIYAFQTYSKAENSYRSSISYPMAFNALKKIPEVQDYVLFFGTGIGNKMTTKYHTAFQQDGLLASESFFHFFPFKIISGGAKDALKTETSIAISKQTAIRLFGKTNVAGESVKIENKDYIVTAVYELPEGNTQIKPEFIINPVEQFRSDRDHWNDYRYACFFMLKKGVDPSVFSEKFKRDIIEVRAAVDAKDSGISTQQFLEKYGPNTVLLTPLDKIKLHAKSSPLAAGDFKTVLILFILSVLIVVLSAINFINLKTAEASQRGKEVGVRKAIGGTRSSLMRQFLLETFIICMVSYFISLVLTELLLPSFNKFFDKEIKLNDWHVFLYSLIMVLLVTLLSGLIPAFYLSSFKAIETLKGNFSRSKHGIWLRNGILTLQLMISSFFIIGGLIVNSQVKYMMNKDLGFNGKQIMLITFNENDPKPWLKYERLKSEISKIDGVEAVSFGDAVAGSSRKKSANIDYMQETINTNYSSMDYNYLQFMEVKLLKGRWLNPNLASDTINSLIVNEAFVKKFGWTDEEALARNLNPGFDDNKKYRIVGIVKDFNLKSLKFKVEPIAFFHYKETAANRYALQSIQVKVKPDDIEGTVNKVKKYWENSAEPGYPFQYYFVNQKFAKTFVQYQKQQTLFTILNAMVLMVALLGLFALSSLMIEQKLKEVAIRKTLGASDRILVFGLTRQFLWIAIIAVLISVPICYYLMNEWLKDFAYRIDMPLWPFIVSFCVLLALTFAVVSIKAYKATKVNLVKYLKYE; this is translated from the coding sequence ATGTTCAAGAACTGGCTTAAAATTGCTTTCGTCAATTATAAAAAAAATGCGCTGTCCACCATTATCAATATATTTGGACTTACGATAGGGCTTACAGGATTTATGCTGATCCTGATGCATTGGAATGATGAGGAATCCTATGAAAAATGGAATCCTAAAAAAGATGATATCTATGCCTTTCAAACCTATTCTAAGGCAGAGAACTCTTACCGCAGCAGTATTTCTTATCCTATGGCATTCAATGCCCTTAAGAAAATTCCCGAAGTTCAGGATTACGTTCTTTTCTTTGGTACCGGAATTGGTAATAAAATGACTACAAAATACCATACAGCATTTCAGCAGGACGGTCTTCTGGCATCTGAAAGCTTCTTTCATTTTTTTCCTTTTAAGATTATTTCAGGAGGAGCAAAAGATGCTTTAAAAACAGAAACCTCTATTGCTATTTCCAAACAGACGGCTATCAGGCTGTTCGGAAAGACAAATGTTGCGGGGGAATCTGTAAAGATTGAAAATAAAGACTATATCGTTACCGCGGTATACGAACTTCCGGAAGGAAATACGCAGATAAAACCGGAGTTTATCATTAATCCTGTGGAACAGTTCAGAAGTGACCGTGACCACTGGAACGACTATCGTTATGCATGTTTCTTCATGTTAAAAAAGGGAGTGGATCCGTCGGTTTTCAGTGAGAAATTTAAAAGAGACATCATTGAAGTAAGGGCAGCGGTAGACGCAAAAGATTCTGGAATCAGCACCCAGCAATTTCTCGAAAAATATGGCCCCAACACCGTTTTACTGACTCCACTTGATAAGATAAAACTCCATGCGAAATCTTCCCCGCTGGCTGCAGGAGATTTTAAAACTGTGCTGATCTTGTTTATTTTATCTGTACTGATCGTTGTTTTATCTGCTATTAATTTTATTAACCTAAAAACAGCAGAAGCATCTCAAAGAGGCAAAGAAGTAGGAGTGAGAAAGGCAATCGGAGGAACAAGGTCTTCACTGATGAGACAATTTCTTTTAGAGACTTTTATAATTTGCATGGTATCCTATTTTATTTCGCTGGTGCTTACGGAACTCCTGCTTCCGAGCTTTAATAAGTTTTTTGATAAAGAAATAAAGCTGAATGACTGGCATGTCTTTCTTTATTCCCTGATCATGGTACTTTTGGTTACTTTGCTGTCAGGACTTATTCCGGCTTTTTATCTCTCCAGCTTTAAAGCTATTGAAACACTGAAAGGGAATTTTTCACGAAGTAAGCACGGGATATGGTTAAGAAACGGAATTCTTACCCTTCAGTTGATGATCTCTTCGTTTTTTATCATCGGTGGGCTTATTGTAAACAGTCAGGTAAAATATATGATGAACAAAGATCTTGGTTTTAATGGAAAGCAAATCATGCTGATAACCTTCAATGAAAACGATCCTAAACCGTGGCTGAAGTATGAGCGTCTGAAGTCCGAAATTTCTAAAATTGATGGAGTAGAAGCGGTTTCCTTTGGAGATGCAGTTGCGGGGAGTAGCAGGAAGAAAAGTGCTAATATCGATTATATGCAGGAGACTATTAATACAAACTATAGTTCCATGGATTACAACTACCTGCAGTTTATGGAAGTGAAATTGTTAAAAGGACGCTGGCTAAACCCTAATCTCGCCTCAGATACAATTAACAGTCTGATCGTAAATGAAGCATTTGTTAAAAAGTTTGGCTGGACCGATGAGGAAGCTTTGGCGCGAAATTTAAATCCGGGATTCGACGACAATAAAAAATATAGGATTGTTGGGATCGTTAAAGATTTTAATCTTAAAAGTTTAAAATTTAAAGTAGAACCCATTGCATTTTTCCATTACAAAGAAACTGCCGCAAACAGGTATGCTCTGCAAAGTATCCAGGTAAAGGTAAAACCTGATGATATTGAAGGAACAGTAAACAAGGTAAAAAAATACTGGGAAAACTCAGCTGAGCCGGGATATCCGTTCCAATACTATTTTGTAAATCAGAAATTTGCGAAAACCTTTGTACAGTATCAGAAACAGCAGACCTTATTTACTATTCTCAATGCCATGGTGCTTATGGTGGCTCTGCTTGGGCTTTTTGCTCTCTCTTCCCTGATGATCGAACAAAAGCTGAAAGAAGTAGCGATCAGGAAAACTTTAGGTGCGTCTGACCGTATTTTGGTCTTCGGACTGACCAGACAGTTTCTTTGGATTGCCATAATTGCAGTATTGATCAGTGTACCTATATGTTACTACCTGATGAACGAATGGCTGAAAGACTTTGCCTACAGAATTGATATGCCGTTATGGCCATTTATCGTCAGTTTCTGTGTATTGCTTGCATTGACATTTGCCGTGGTAAGTATAAAAGCGTACAAAGCTACAAAAGTCAATCTTGTAAAGTATCTTAAATATGAATAA
- a CDS encoding TolC family protein: MKNFIFIFFISLYPGQQTWNLQQCLDYASTHHPSIKQAAVAVEKNDRLITGSKGMLLPTIEAGVNHTYSFGSSINQSSNQREALNTQYDQFNARADWELFNWKNFLNISLSKLNKETSTYKLAQAKNEVKLNVIQMFFTYQNSKSWLEVLETQISGIEEQIKRTEKEVEIGNRPKSDIYDIKANLGTLQEQWVSAKNQRDLSRINLLNAMAVTQDSIDFVMDNENPLSESEFQDPDFTKRLLEKNPAYQSVMAEINAQKKKEEVARAGYWPTLNGTYSWSTFYNKVLGKDNASTLSFSDQFGQNKNQSLSFGLSIPVFNKLQVKTNVEIAKLNAINSNYDKELVINNLTQTINSIKAQFLNAQEKYHLLDLNFENQKLSFQKSEEKYKEGLMDAYTFFVVRNGWLQANYNLISSKNDLIQQTELLKVLESGL, encoded by the coding sequence ATGAAAAATTTCATTTTCATATTTTTTATCAGCCTGTATCCGGGACAGCAAACCTGGAACCTGCAACAGTGCCTGGATTATGCATCTACGCATCATCCGTCAATAAAACAGGCCGCTGTTGCCGTAGAAAAGAATGACAGGCTGATCACCGGATCAAAAGGAATGCTCCTGCCAACAATAGAAGCAGGGGTAAACCACACGTATAGTTTCGGATCTTCAATCAACCAGTCCAGTAATCAGCGTGAAGCTCTTAATACACAATACGATCAATTCAACGCAAGGGCGGATTGGGAACTGTTCAACTGGAAAAATTTCCTGAATATCTCTCTTTCTAAATTGAATAAAGAAACCAGTACCTACAAGCTTGCGCAGGCTAAAAATGAAGTAAAGCTGAATGTTATACAGATGTTCTTCACGTATCAGAACAGCAAAAGCTGGCTGGAAGTGCTGGAAACCCAGATCTCAGGCATTGAAGAGCAGATTAAACGGACTGAAAAGGAGGTGGAGATTGGCAACAGGCCCAAAAGCGATATCTATGATATAAAAGCCAATTTAGGAACTTTACAGGAGCAATGGGTATCCGCCAAGAACCAGCGTGACCTGTCAAGGATTAACCTTCTCAATGCTATGGCGGTAACACAAGATTCGATAGATTTTGTCATGGATAATGAGAATCCTCTTTCAGAAAGTGAATTTCAGGATCCCGACTTTACAAAAAGGCTTTTAGAAAAGAATCCGGCTTACCAGTCGGTGATGGCGGAGATTAATGCACAGAAAAAAAAGGAAGAGGTAGCAAGAGCCGGATATTGGCCAACTTTGAACGGAACCTATAGCTGGTCAACTTTTTATAATAAGGTTTTGGGAAAAGATAATGCGTCGACCCTTAGTTTTTCTGATCAGTTCGGACAAAATAAGAATCAATCCCTTAGTTTCGGCCTCAGTATTCCCGTTTTCAATAAACTTCAGGTAAAAACAAATGTTGAGATCGCAAAACTGAATGCTATCAATTCCAACTATGACAAAGAACTGGTAATTAATAATCTCACACAAACCATCAATTCCATAAAAGCCCAGTTTCTGAATGCACAGGAAAAATACCATCTTCTGGATCTCAATTTTGAAAATCAGAAACTGTCATTTCAGAAATCGGAAGAAAAATACAAAGAGGGTTTAATGGATGCCTATACCTTCTTCGTTGTTAGGAACGGTTGGCTCCAGGCCAATTATAATCTCATCAGCAGTAAGAATGATCTTATTCAGCAGACTGAATTATTAAAAGTGCTGGAATCCGGTTTATAA
- a CDS encoding DUF4249 domain-containing protein, which produces MKNIFFIILSLFLLTSCQKEIDLDLADQSGKIVIEGNITDQPGPYIVRITKSVAVTENNLYPAVTNAQVIVSDNTGQTETLQYIGDGKYQTTNFSGVSGRTYTLKIQAEGQQYTAQSTMPAAVSFDGLTQDSFVFGGETTYTLLPLFTDPVALGNRYLFSFTINSKPKKTLEVFSDNINNGLLNQRPLFLPNDDEDGNSHKVVVGDTIHVEMQSIDNNVFTYYSALLQIIDGGGPGGGVTPSNPPSNISNGALGYFSAHTLSKRNAVIQ; this is translated from the coding sequence ATGAAGAATATATTTTTTATCATATTATCCTTGTTTTTATTGACCTCTTGTCAAAAAGAAATAGACCTTGATCTGGCTGATCAGAGTGGAAAGATCGTCATTGAAGGAAACATTACAGATCAACCTGGTCCTTATATTGTAAGAATAACAAAATCAGTAGCGGTTACCGAAAATAATTTGTATCCTGCTGTTACCAATGCACAGGTGATTGTAAGCGATAACACGGGACAGACAGAAACCCTGCAATATATCGGAGACGGAAAATATCAGACGACCAACTTCAGCGGAGTATCGGGAAGGACTTATACTTTAAAAATACAGGCTGAGGGACAACAATATACTGCTCAAAGCACTATGCCTGCAGCTGTAAGTTTCGATGGCCTTACTCAGGATTCCTTTGTATTCGGAGGAGAGACCACTTATACCCTTTTGCCTCTTTTCACGGATCCTGTAGCCTTGGGAAACCGTTATCTTTTTAGCTTTACTATCAACAGCAAGCCTAAAAAGACGCTTGAAGTATTTTCAGATAATATCAATAACGGATTACTGAATCAGCGCCCTTTGTTTCTTCCCAATGATGACGAAGACGGAAACAGCCACAAGGTTGTAGTTGGTGACACCATCCATGTAGAAATGCAATCTATTGATAATAATGTATTCACGTACTACAGTGCATTGCTTCAAATCATTGATGGAGGCGGCCCCGGTGGTGGAGTAACTCCATCCAATCCGCCGAGTAACATCAGCAATGGTGCTTTAGGTTATTTTTCTGCTCACACTCTGAGTAAAAGAAATGCTGTAATTCAATAA